A single window of Pseudomonas lijiangensis DNA harbors:
- a CDS encoding bestrophin family protein — translation MEKCRFLNKTIGYVGWSLFWLLIWDVIVTVDFMLYLERKITLPSMPLTLLGSSLVVLISFRNSSAYNRWWEARTLWGALVNSSRSFSRQVLTLIDDEDGINPIKALLLRRHVAYVKALAAHLKGDITKADIQALIPREEFERRLDTNNFPNDLLNASAALIANEYKAGRLDSIRLARLESTMVDLSNCQGGMERIANTPLPYPYVAFPRLFITLFCLIVPIGLVETLGWFTPLASTVVGFMLLAIEKIGTDLQSPFRASEHEIQMTALCENIERNLDSMLKGAEVESKSRQVPALQE, via the coding sequence ATGGAGAAGTGCCGGTTTCTGAACAAGACAATCGGTTATGTGGGGTGGTCGCTTTTCTGGCTGCTGATCTGGGACGTGATTGTGACGGTCGACTTCATGTTGTACCTGGAGCGCAAGATCACCCTGCCATCGATGCCGTTGACGCTGCTGGGTTCGTCCCTGGTGGTGTTGATCAGCTTTCGTAACTCCAGCGCCTACAACCGCTGGTGGGAAGCCCGAACCTTGTGGGGCGCACTGGTCAACAGCTCCCGCAGCTTCTCCCGTCAGGTATTGACGCTGATTGATGATGAGGACGGCATCAATCCGATCAAGGCGTTGTTACTGCGTCGCCATGTGGCTTACGTGAAAGCCCTGGCGGCGCATTTGAAGGGTGACATCACCAAGGCCGATATACAGGCCCTGATTCCCCGCGAAGAGTTCGAGCGCCGTCTGGACACCAATAACTTCCCCAACGACCTGCTCAATGCCAGCGCTGCACTGATTGCCAACGAATACAAGGCCGGGCGCCTGGACAGCATTCGCCTGGCGCGCCTCGAATCGACGATGGTGGATCTCTCCAACTGCCAGGGCGGCATGGAGCGGATTGCCAACACCCCGCTGCCGTATCCCTACGTCGCATTCCCCAGGTTGTTCATCACCCTGTTCTGCCTGATCGTGCCTATCGGTCTGGTGGAAACCCTCGGCTGGTTCACGCCGCTGGCGTCGACGGTCGTGGGCTTCATGCTGCTGGCCATCGAAAAGATCGGTACAGACCTGCAAAGCCCGTTTCGTGCCAGCGAACACGAAATCCAGATGACCGCGCTGTGCGAGAACATCGAGCGTAATCTGGATTCGATGCTCAAAGGTGCCGAGGTGGAAAGCAAGTCCAGACAAGTCCCGGCGCTGCAGGAATAA
- a CDS encoding YeeE/YedE family protein, with protein sequence MSTSLSAAPSRKPGATLVAVLLLLFAALFLLSSTNVRQVLLLIVGAALGLTLYHAAFGFTSAWRVFIKERRGAGLRAQMVMLALAVVLFFPALGAGTLFGQPVNGLVAPAGVSVVFGAFIFGIGMQLGGGCASGTLFTAGGGNARMLVTLLFFILGSLIATHHVDWWFSLPSFPATSIVKSFGVIPALGLSLAVFAFIAWLTVRLEKRRHGELEAPVTSEHRGLQRFVRGPWILVWGAVALALLNYATLALAGRPWGITSAFALWGAKVAGSLGVDVGSWAFWQMPANAKALAAPVWEDITSVMDVGIMIGALLAAGLAGRFAPNLNIPARSLIAAVVGGLLLGYGSRLAYGCNIGAYFSGIASGSLHGWLWLMAAYAGNVVGVRFRPFFFASERPQVALSGC encoded by the coding sequence ATGAGTACTTCCCTTTCGGCTGCGCCTTCGCGCAAGCCCGGTGCGACGTTGGTCGCTGTTCTACTGCTGTTGTTCGCTGCGCTTTTTTTGCTCAGTAGCACCAATGTGCGTCAGGTGCTGTTGCTGATCGTGGGTGCTGCACTGGGCCTTACGCTTTATCACGCTGCATTCGGTTTCACATCTGCGTGGCGGGTCTTCATCAAGGAGCGACGTGGCGCAGGCTTGCGTGCCCAGATGGTCATGCTGGCGTTGGCGGTTGTGCTGTTCTTCCCGGCATTGGGCGCGGGCACGCTGTTTGGTCAGCCGGTAAACGGGCTGGTCGCACCGGCAGGTGTTTCGGTGGTGTTCGGAGCGTTCATCTTCGGTATCGGGATGCAACTGGGCGGCGGGTGTGCCTCGGGAACACTGTTCACTGCCGGTGGCGGCAATGCGCGGATGCTGGTGACTCTGCTGTTCTTCATTCTCGGCTCCCTGATTGCGACTCACCATGTCGACTGGTGGTTCTCCCTGCCATCCTTCCCGGCCACGTCCATCGTCAAAAGCTTTGGCGTGATCCCCGCTCTTGGCCTGAGCCTGGCGGTATTCGCGTTCATTGCGTGGCTGACGGTACGCCTGGAAAAACGCCGTCATGGCGAGCTTGAAGCGCCTGTCACCAGTGAGCACCGTGGCCTGCAGCGCTTCGTGCGCGGTCCCTGGATTCTGGTCTGGGGTGCGGTGGCCCTGGCGTTGTTGAACTATGCGACTCTGGCGCTGGCCGGACGGCCTTGGGGTATCACGTCGGCTTTCGCCCTGTGGGGTGCCAAAGTGGCAGGCAGCCTTGGCGTGGATGTCGGCAGCTGGGCATTCTGGCAGATGCCTGCTAATGCCAAGGCGCTGGCGGCTCCGGTCTGGGAAGACATTACCAGCGTGATGGACGTCGGCATCATGATCGGGGCCTTGCTGGCTGCCGGGCTGGCGGGGCGTTTTGCACCGAATCTGAATATCCCGGCGCGCTCGCTGATCGCTGCCGTGGTGGGCGGTCTGCTGCTGGGTTACGGTTCTCGTCTGGCTTATGGCTGCAACATTGGCGCGTACTTCAGCGGTATTGCCTCGGGCAGTCTGCATGGCTGGCTGTGGCTGATGGCGGCTTATGCCGGCAACGTTGTCGGTGTCCGTTTCCGGCCATTCTTTTTCGCTTCGGAACGCCCTCAAGTGGCCTTGAGCGGCTGCTGA
- the aspA gene encoding aspartate ammonia-lyase, with amino-acid sequence MSSPASLRIEKDLLGVLEVPAHAYYGIQTLRAVNNFHLSGVPLSHYPKLVVGLAMVKQAAADANHTLGHLNDAKHAAISEACARLIRGDFHDQFVVDMIQGGAGTSTNMNANEVIANIALEAMGFEKGEYKHLHPNNDVNMAQSTNDAYPTAIRLGLLLGHDAMLASLESLIQSFAAKGEEFSHVLKMGRTQLQDAVPMTLGQEFRAFATTLTEDLNRLRTLAPELLTEVNLGGTAIGTGINADPGYQKLAVERLAIISGHPLVPAADLIEATSDMGAFVLFSGMLKRTAVKLSKICNDLRLLSSGPRTGINEINLPARQPGSSIMPGKVNPVIPEAVNQVAFEIIGNDLALTMAAEGGQLQLNVMEPLIAYKIFDSIRLLQRAMDMLREHCIVGITANEQRCRELVEHSIGLVTALNPYIGYENSTRIARIALESGRGVLELVREEGLLDDAMLDDILRPENMIAPRLAPLKA; translated from the coding sequence ATGTCCTCGCCTGCATCACTGCGCATCGAAAAAGACCTGCTTGGTGTTCTCGAAGTACCTGCTCACGCCTACTACGGTATTCAGACCCTGCGAGCAGTGAATAACTTTCACCTCTCCGGCGTACCGCTTTCGCACTACCCGAAACTGGTCGTTGGACTGGCCATGGTCAAGCAGGCGGCAGCTGATGCAAACCACACGCTGGGACACCTCAACGATGCCAAGCACGCAGCCATCAGCGAAGCGTGTGCACGTCTGATTCGCGGCGACTTCCACGATCAGTTCGTCGTCGACATGATTCAGGGCGGCGCTGGCACTTCAACCAACATGAATGCCAACGAAGTCATCGCCAACATCGCATTGGAAGCCATGGGCTTCGAGAAAGGCGAATACAAGCATCTGCACCCCAACAACGACGTGAACATGGCTCAGTCGACCAACGACGCATACCCGACGGCCATCCGTCTGGGCCTGCTGTTGGGCCATGACGCCATGCTCGCCAGCCTCGAAAGCCTTATCCAGTCTTTCGCCGCCAAGGGTGAAGAATTCAGCCACGTTCTGAAAATGGGCCGTACCCAGTTGCAGGACGCTGTTCCGATGACACTGGGTCAGGAATTCCGTGCCTTCGCCACCACCCTGACCGAAGACCTGAACCGCCTGCGCACCCTGGCTCCGGAGCTGCTGACCGAAGTGAACCTGGGCGGTACTGCAATCGGTACCGGCATCAACGCCGACCCGGGCTACCAGAAGCTGGCGGTCGAGCGCCTGGCAATCATCAGCGGCCATCCACTGGTTCCTGCTGCCGACCTGATCGAAGCGACTTCCGACATGGGTGCCTTCGTACTGTTCTCCGGCATGCTCAAGCGTACTGCGGTCAAGCTGTCGAAGATCTGCAACGACCTGCGCCTGCTGTCCAGCGGCCCACGTACCGGCATCAACGAAATCAACCTGCCAGCGCGTCAGCCGGGCAGCTCGATCATGCCAGGCAAGGTCAACCCGGTCATTCCGGAAGCCGTCAACCAGGTCGCCTTTGAAATCATCGGCAACGACCTGGCCCTGACCATGGCAGCCGAAGGTGGCCAATTGCAGCTCAACGTCATGGAGCCGCTGATCGCCTACAAGATCTTCGACTCGATCCGCCTGCTGCAACGTGCCATGGACATGCTGCGCGAGCACTGCATCGTCGGCATCACTGCCAACGAACAGCGCTGCCGTGAACTGGTCGAGCATTCCATCGGCCTGGTCACCGCACTGAACCCTTACATCGGTTACGAAAACTCGACCCGTATCGCTCGCATCGCCCTGGAAAGTGGCCGCGGCGTACTGGAACTGGTCCGCGAAGAAGGCTTGCTCGACGACGCAATGCTGGATGACATCCTGCGTCCGGAGAACATGATCGCTCCGCGTCTGGCCCCTCTGAAGGCCTGA
- the purE gene encoding 5-(carboxyamino)imidazole ribonucleotide mutase, whose protein sequence is MSALVGVIMGSKSDWSTLSHTADMLEKLGIPYEVKVVSAHRTPDLLFQYAEEAEGRGIEVIIAGAGGAAHLPGMCAAKTHLPVLGVPVQSSMLSGVDSLLSIVQMPAGIPVATLAIGKAGAINAALLSASILGAKHPQFHAVLKKFRTEQTDSVLDNPDPRHA, encoded by the coding sequence ATGAGCGCACTGGTTGGCGTGATCATGGGCTCCAAGTCCGATTGGTCCACCCTTAGCCACACCGCCGATATGCTGGAAAAGCTCGGCATCCCGTATGAAGTCAAAGTGGTGTCTGCCCACCGGACGCCGGATCTGCTTTTTCAGTACGCTGAAGAAGCCGAAGGCCGTGGCATCGAAGTGATCATCGCCGGTGCTGGCGGTGCTGCTCACTTGCCGGGCATGTGTGCTGCCAAGACACACTTGCCGGTACTGGGCGTTCCGGTTCAGTCCTCGATGCTGTCGGGCGTCGATTCCCTGCTGTCCATCGTGCAGATGCCGGCAGGCATTCCTGTGGCGACCCTGGCCATCGGCAAGGCAGGCGCGATCAACGCCGCTCTGTTGTCCGCCAGTATCCTGGGCGCCAAGCATCCTCAATTCCATGCAGTGCTGAAGAAATTCCGCACTGAGCAGACAGACAGCGTGCTGGACAATCCAGACCCGCGCCACGCCTGA
- a CDS encoding asparaginase: MAHDAPQPAQRVMVLYTGGTIGMQASANGLAPASGFEARMAGQLADLPELVVPQWRFREMSPLIDSANMTPDYWLRLRAAVIEAVDEGCDAVLVLHGTDTLAYSAAATSFQLLGLDAPVVFTGSMLPAGVPDSDAWENVNGALLALGSGLASGVHLYFHGELMAPTRCAKIRSFGRHPFAPLQRSRGGQAATSLPEALDYRQTKALAHVAALPLFPGIGAAQIDGLIDSGIKGLVLECYGSGTGPSDNPAFLASLERAQQQGVCVVAITQCHEGGVELDVYEAGSKLRGVGVLSGGGMTREAALGKLHALLGAGLKIEEVRRLVELDLCGELR, translated from the coding sequence ATGGCTCATGATGCACCCCAACCCGCTCAGCGAGTGATGGTTCTTTACACCGGCGGCACCATCGGCATGCAAGCCAGTGCCAATGGCCTGGCTCCAGCATCAGGTTTCGAGGCAAGGATGGCCGGGCAACTGGCCGACCTGCCGGAACTGGTGGTTCCACAGTGGCGTTTTCGCGAGATGTCGCCTCTGATCGACAGCGCCAACATGACGCCCGATTACTGGCTGCGCCTGCGTGCAGCGGTGATCGAAGCCGTGGATGAAGGCTGCGACGCGGTGCTGGTGCTGCATGGCACCGACACCCTGGCCTACAGCGCTGCTGCGACCAGCTTCCAGTTGCTGGGGCTCGATGCACCGGTCGTCTTTACCGGCTCCATGCTGCCTGCCGGCGTCCCGGACAGCGATGCCTGGGAAAACGTCAACGGCGCCCTGCTGGCACTGGGTTCGGGTCTGGCGTCGGGTGTTCACCTGTACTTCCACGGAGAACTGATGGCCCCAACTCGTTGCGCGAAGATCCGCAGCTTCGGTCGTCATCCGTTCGCACCACTGCAACGCTCCCGTGGCGGTCAGGCGGCTACCTCGTTGCCCGAGGCGCTGGATTATCGCCAGACCAAGGCGCTGGCGCATGTCGCAGCATTGCCACTGTTCCCGGGCATCGGGGCCGCGCAGATCGATGGTCTGATCGACAGCGGTATCAAAGGTCTGGTGCTGGAATGCTACGGCAGCGGCACCGGCCCGAGCGATAACCCCGCGTTCCTGGCCAGCCTGGAGCGAGCGCAGCAACAGGGCGTTTGCGTGGTCGCGATCACTCAATGCCATGAAGGGGGTGTCGAACTGGACGTCTACGAAGCGGGCAGCAAGCTGCGCGGCGTGGGCGTATTGTCCGGTGGCGGCATGACCCGCGAAGCAGCGCTTGGCAAACTGCATGCGCTGCTGGGTGCTGGTTTGAAGATTGAAGAAGTCCGGCGTCTGGTGGAGCTGGATCTGTGTGGAGAGCTGCGTTAA
- a CDS encoding alanine/glycine:cation symporter family protein — protein sequence MLEMINDFLSGKVLIVLIVGLGGYFTIRSRFVQFRHFFHMFAVFRDSLRSSSGQLSSFQALMLSLAGRVGAGNIAGVGLAVTLGGPGAVFWMWVTALVGMSSSFIECSLAQLYKRKDSEGQFRGGPSFYIQHGLGKRWLGMVMAVLLIMTFGLSFNGLQSHAVTDSLNSAFGVDHTTTGICLVVLLGLAFIGGIKRIAAISDLLVPVKTLIYIAVTIYVIAIQIDHVPAMLLTIVKSAFGLDPVFGGLIGSAIVMGVKRGVFANEAGLGSAPNVAAVAQVEHPVAQGVVQAFSVFLDTFVICTCTALLILLSGIYDVGYSGNGIVLAQNSLAAVVGDWGRIFISVALALFVFTSILYNYYLGENSLRFLVGEKIQAIIGFRVVVLALIFWGAVVDLKTVFAFADIAMTLLAFVNLIALALLFKVAMRIMRDYDAQRKAGIKIPVFDSSKFPDLDLDRNAWPANPTQQPQGSVDAAAKPASQAH from the coding sequence ATGTTGGAAATGATTAACGACTTCCTCTCCGGAAAGGTCCTCATCGTCCTTATCGTAGGCCTTGGTGGTTACTTCACGATCCGCTCGCGTTTCGTTCAGTTTCGTCACTTCTTCCACATGTTCGCGGTCTTTCGCGACAGTCTGCGTAGCAGCTCGGGTCAACTGAGTTCGTTCCAGGCACTGATGCTCAGCCTTGCGGGCCGCGTCGGAGCAGGCAACATCGCAGGTGTCGGCCTTGCCGTAACACTGGGCGGCCCGGGTGCCGTATTCTGGATGTGGGTGACCGCGCTGGTCGGCATGTCCAGCAGCTTCATCGAGTGTTCCCTCGCTCAGCTCTACAAACGCAAAGACTCCGAAGGCCAGTTCCGCGGCGGTCCGTCGTTCTACATCCAGCACGGTCTGGGCAAACGCTGGCTGGGTATGGTCATGGCGGTCCTGCTGATCATGACTTTCGGTCTCTCCTTCAACGGCCTGCAATCCCATGCCGTGACCGACTCGCTCAATAGCGCCTTCGGCGTAGACCACACGACCACCGGTATCTGCCTGGTCGTACTGCTGGGCCTGGCGTTCATCGGTGGCATCAAGCGTATCGCTGCCATTTCCGACCTGCTGGTACCGGTCAAGACCCTGATCTACATCGCAGTGACCATCTACGTCATCGCCATTCAGATCGACCACGTTCCAGCCATGCTGCTGACCATCGTCAAAAGCGCCTTCGGTCTTGACCCTGTGTTCGGTGGCCTGATCGGCAGCGCAATCGTGATGGGCGTCAAACGTGGCGTCTTCGCCAACGAAGCCGGTCTGGGCAGTGCCCCGAACGTTGCCGCCGTTGCACAGGTCGAGCACCCGGTTGCCCAAGGCGTGGTTCAGGCGTTCAGCGTATTCCTCGACACCTTCGTGATCTGCACCTGTACGGCCTTGCTGATCCTGCTGTCCGGTATCTATGACGTGGGCTACAGCGGCAACGGTATCGTTCTGGCACAGAACTCTCTGGCAGCCGTAGTAGGCGACTGGGGCCGGATCTTCATCAGCGTTGCGCTGGCACTGTTCGTATTCACCTCGATCCTTTACAACTACTACCTGGGCGAAAACAGCCTGCGCTTCCTGGTAGGCGAGAAGATCCAGGCCATCATCGGCTTCCGCGTCGTGGTTCTGGCTCTGATCTTCTGGGGTGCAGTGGTTGACCTCAAGACGGTGTTCGCCTTCGCCGACATCGCCATGACCCTGCTGGCCTTCGTCAACCTGATTGCCCTTGCCCTGCTGTTCAAGGTCGCCATGCGTATCATGCGTGACTACGATGCCCAGCGTAAGGCAGGCATCAAGATCCCGGTCTTCGATTCCAGCAAGTTCCCGGATCTGGATCTGGACCGCAACGCCTGGCCAGCCAACCCGACGCAACAGCCTCAAGGCAGCGTTGACGCGGCAGCCAAACCAGCTTCACAAGCACACTAA
- a CDS encoding glucan 1,4-alpha-maltotetraohydrolase domain-containing protein, whose protein sequence is MNLFKLGAISVLLLVAQVSSAEDLRGNTPEGTRSDGNDEIVLQGFHWNSSRSSPGSWYSTLKTMAAQIRADGFTSVWMPVPWRDTSRWSDPGSGASGGGEGYFWQDFDKNSAYGSDAELRQAVDALSVGNVKVIYDVVPNHMDRQHVGPALKDALSDKTAWRDGCAQCDDGDPFMGGDADLNTQKPEVFNLFKNEFLNLRDNYSADGLRFDFVKGYSATTVDNWMKAFGDQQFCVGELWKAPNEYPANDWRHNATWQDSLKVWSDQSHCTVFDFALKERMQNAGIAEWRYGLNGNPDPAWRAAAVTFVDNHDTGYSPGANGGQHHWSLPEPLRDQAYAYILSSPGTPVVYWPDMYDWPRGQLLRQLIEIRRTAGIKADSAISFLDNHSGLVAEVTGSQQMLLVALGSDFKSESVPASFSQALVAGDNGAIRIWRAKGVDVQFRCDKGETRVGESVYVVGSGFELGEWNPAKAVRLDDLSQYPAWRGHIRLADNTRYEWKCIVRSENDPRQVIKWQEGGNTVFVANEKGSTAATF, encoded by the coding sequence ATGAACCTTTTCAAGCTCGGTGCGATTTCAGTCCTTTTGCTGGTGGCTCAGGTCTCCAGTGCAGAAGATCTTCGCGGCAATACCCCCGAGGGCACTCGTAGCGATGGCAATGATGAAATCGTGCTGCAGGGGTTTCACTGGAATTCCAGCCGCTCAAGCCCCGGGAGTTGGTACAGCACGCTCAAGACCATGGCTGCGCAGATCCGCGCCGATGGCTTTACCTCGGTCTGGATGCCGGTGCCCTGGCGTGATACCTCACGCTGGAGCGATCCTGGGTCGGGCGCTTCGGGTGGTGGCGAAGGGTATTTCTGGCAGGACTTCGACAAGAACAGCGCCTATGGCAGCGATGCCGAACTCAGGCAGGCCGTGGATGCCTTGAGCGTTGGCAATGTCAAAGTGATCTATGACGTGGTGCCCAACCATATGGATCGACAACACGTCGGGCCTGCTCTCAAGGATGCCCTGAGCGACAAGACGGCCTGGCGCGACGGTTGCGCCCAGTGTGACGATGGTGATCCTTTCATGGGCGGCGATGCCGACCTCAATACGCAAAAGCCCGAGGTGTTCAATCTCTTCAAGAACGAGTTCCTGAATCTGCGGGACAACTATTCCGCCGATGGCCTGCGTTTCGATTTTGTAAAAGGTTACAGCGCTACGACTGTGGATAACTGGATGAAAGCCTTCGGTGACCAGCAGTTCTGCGTGGGTGAGCTCTGGAAGGCACCGAATGAATACCCTGCCAATGACTGGCGACATAACGCTACCTGGCAGGACAGTCTGAAAGTCTGGTCCGATCAGTCGCATTGCACGGTATTCGATTTCGCGCTCAAGGAGCGCATGCAGAACGCCGGGATTGCCGAATGGCGATATGGGCTCAACGGCAATCCCGATCCAGCCTGGCGCGCGGCAGCCGTGACCTTTGTGGATAACCATGACACCGGTTATTCGCCGGGCGCCAATGGCGGTCAGCATCACTGGTCCCTGCCCGAGCCTCTCAGGGATCAGGCCTATGCCTACATTCTCAGCAGCCCAGGCACACCTGTCGTCTACTGGCCGGACATGTATGACTGGCCGCGGGGCCAACTGCTGCGCCAGTTGATAGAAATACGCCGCACGGCCGGTATCAAGGCCGATTCCGCGATCAGCTTTCTGGACAACCACTCAGGGCTGGTTGCCGAGGTGACTGGCTCGCAACAGATGCTGCTGGTTGCGCTTGGCTCCGACTTCAAGAGCGAGAGTGTGCCAGCCAGTTTCAGTCAGGCGCTGGTTGCGGGCGACAACGGCGCCATACGGATCTGGCGTGCCAAGGGGGTCGATGTGCAGTTTCGCTGCGACAAGGGTGAAACCCGGGTCGGCGAAAGTGTGTATGTGGTGGGATCGGGTTTCGAACTGGGCGAGTGGAATCCCGCAAAAGCCGTGCGCCTGGATGATCTGAGCCAGTATCCGGCCTGGCGAGGGCACATCCGGCTTGCCGACAATACCCGCTATGAATGGAAATGCATCGTGCGCAGCGAGAATGACCCGAGGCAGGTCATCAAGTGGCAGGAAGGAGGGAATACAGTGTTTGTCGCAAATGAAAAAGGTAGCACTGCGGCTACCTTTTAG
- the pdxR gene encoding MocR-like pyridoxine biosynthesis transcription factor PdxR: MHSGTPAFPLDLAGVELDRRKGLSRQLYQVLRERILEGGLASGTRLPASRDLAESLSISRNSVMRAYDQLYAEGFIEGRIGDGTYVAQLPDKTAVVDNLSAKKLSTELSTGLSTGLRTGLSTFSSENLQNAPNQVIHSPAMELLQKHHLNAPLKGAPRAFRVGVPAFDLFPFAQWGKLHAAFWRKPDLQLLGYGEAAGEWRLRELIASYLRSSRGLHCSAEQIVITNGAQQAISLCAQLLLEAGDGVAVENPGYRAAGHAFAVAGARLHGIAVDEDGMRCADLEQSACKLAYVTPSHQYPTGVVMSLARRLELLAWAKNNQGWIVEDDYDGEYRYSGAPLAPLAALDGAGRVLYVGTFGKVVFPALRLGYLVLPQGLVKPFSQRRGVDMRHSEVSTQAVMAQFIATGHFQRHIRRMRRAALSRRNALLEGWPDNLPGCGAMPRVVAGLHVMVRVDSLARERELIEKAESVGVEINALSDYWLPDSAEPVDNRAGLVLGFAGVPEAAIADALARLRRVW; encoded by the coding sequence ATGCATTCAGGCACTCCCGCGTTTCCCCTGGACCTTGCCGGTGTGGAGCTGGATCGGCGCAAGGGCTTGAGTCGGCAGCTTTATCAGGTCTTGCGCGAGCGAATTCTCGAAGGCGGTCTTGCCAGTGGCACGCGCTTGCCTGCCAGCCGTGATCTGGCCGAATCCTTGTCGATTTCTCGTAACAGCGTGATGCGAGCCTACGATCAGCTCTATGCCGAGGGCTTCATTGAGGGGCGTATCGGCGACGGGACCTATGTGGCTCAGTTGCCTGATAAAACAGCAGTTGTTGATAATTTATCCGCAAAGAAATTATCCACTGAACTGTCCACAGGGTTATCAACAGGGTTACGCACAGGTTTATCCACATTTTCCTCCGAAAATCTTCAGAATGCGCCGAATCAAGTTATCCACAGTCCGGCGATGGAGCTTCTGCAAAAGCATCATCTGAATGCGCCGCTCAAGGGGGCGCCGCGAGCCTTTCGGGTCGGTGTACCGGCTTTCGATCTTTTCCCCTTTGCCCAGTGGGGCAAGCTGCATGCGGCTTTCTGGCGCAAGCCGGACCTTCAGCTATTGGGCTATGGCGAAGCGGCCGGAGAGTGGCGACTCAGAGAGCTGATTGCCTCCTACCTGCGTTCATCCCGCGGGCTGCATTGTTCGGCTGAACAAATAGTGATCACCAATGGTGCGCAACAGGCAATCAGCCTTTGTGCACAGTTGCTGCTGGAGGCGGGCGACGGGGTTGCTGTGGAAAACCCCGGCTATCGGGCGGCGGGTCATGCCTTTGCCGTGGCCGGTGCCCGTTTGCATGGGATTGCCGTGGATGAAGACGGCATGCGCTGTGCTGACCTTGAGCAGAGCGCCTGCAAACTGGCTTATGTCACGCCGTCCCACCAATACCCGACCGGCGTGGTCATGAGCCTGGCGCGCCGCCTGGAATTGCTGGCCTGGGCAAAAAACAACCAGGGCTGGATCGTCGAGGATGACTACGACGGCGAGTACCGCTACAGCGGCGCGCCGCTGGCACCCTTGGCGGCGCTGGATGGGGCAGGGCGGGTTCTGTATGTCGGGACGTTCGGCAAAGTGGTTTTTCCGGCGTTGCGTCTCGGGTATCTGGTCTTGCCTCAGGGTTTGGTCAAGCCGTTCAGCCAGCGTCGGGGCGTGGACATGCGCCATTCCGAGGTCAGCACCCAGGCGGTGATGGCGCAATTTATCGCGACCGGTCACTTCCAGCGCCATATTCGTCGCATGCGCCGTGCGGCCTTGAGCCGTCGCAATGCACTGCTGGAAGGCTGGCCGGATAATCTTCCGGGCTGTGGCGCGATGCCCAGGGTCGTGGCCGGCTTGCACGTCATGGTCCGCGTGGACAGCCTGGCCCGTGAGCGCGAACTGATCGAAAAGGCCGAGAGTGTCGGTGTCGAAATCAATGCCTTGAGCGATTACTGGCTGCCGGACTCCGCCGAGCCTGTGGATAACCGCGCCGGGCTGGTCCTCGGATTTGCAGGCGTGCCGGAAGCTGCCATTGCCGATGCACTGGCCAGGTTGCGTCGGGTCTGGTGA
- a CDS encoding LysR substrate-binding domain-containing protein, with the protein MNLESKWLEDFSALAATRSFSQAAERRFVTQPAFSRRIRSLESALGLTLVNRSRTPVELTAAGQLFLVTARTVVEQLGEVVRHLHHLEGGQGEVIQVAAAHSLALGFFPRWIAQLRNEGLNIATRLVATNVGDAVHALREGGCDLMLAFYDPDAALQMDAEIFPSLHLGHTEMLPVCAADANGQPLFDLENEQSVPLLAYSAGAFLGRSVNLLLRQRSLRFTTVYETAMADSLKGMALEGLGIAWVPHLSVRAELERGELVVCGGPHWHVPLEIRLYRCALVRKANVRLLWRKLEGGTAQ; encoded by the coding sequence ATGAACCTGGAAAGCAAATGGCTGGAAGATTTCAGTGCCCTGGCTGCCACCCGCAGTTTTTCCCAGGCGGCAGAGCGTCGTTTCGTGACGCAGCCAGCCTTCAGCCGCCGCATCCGCAGTCTGGAATCGGCCCTTGGGCTGACGCTGGTCAACCGTTCTCGGACCCCTGTTGAACTGACAGCTGCCGGGCAGTTGTTTCTGGTGACGGCTCGCACCGTTGTCGAACAGCTCGGTGAAGTGGTGCGCCATCTGCACCATCTGGAAGGCGGTCAGGGTGAAGTCATTCAGGTCGCGGCGGCACATTCCCTGGCGCTGGGGTTCTTCCCCCGCTGGATTGCCCAGTTGCGCAATGAAGGTTTGAACATTGCGACCCGGCTCGTGGCGACCAACGTCGGCGATGCCGTTCATGCATTGCGCGAAGGTGGCTGTGATCTGATGCTGGCCTTCTATGACCCGGATGCCGCCCTGCAGATGGATGCGGAAATTTTCCCGTCACTGCATCTGGGCCACACCGAAATGCTGCCGGTCTGCGCCGCCGATGCCAACGGCCAGCCGCTGTTCGATCTGGAGAATGAGCAGAGTGTGCCGCTGCTGGCCTACAGCGCCGGTGCTTTTCTGGGGCGTTCGGTGAATCTGTTACTGCGTCAGCGCAGCCTGCGATTTACCACCGTGTATGAAACGGCAATGGCCGACAGCCTCAAAGGCATGGCGCTCGAAGGGCTGGGGATTGCCTGGGTGCCGCACCTGAGTGTGCGGGCTGAACTGGAACGTGGCGAACTGGTGGTGTGCGGTGGGCCGCACTGGCACGTCCCTCTGGAAATCCGCCTGTATCGCTGTGCGCTGGTGCGCAAGGCCAATGTCCGGTTGCTGTGGCGCAAGCTGGAGGGCGGCACCGCTCAATGA